The Candidatus Polarisedimenticolia bacterium genome has a window encoding:
- the ppdK gene encoding pyruvate, phosphate dikinase, translated as MAETAKRVYFFGESQADGHAGLRSLLGGKGADLAEMSRLGIPVPPGFTITTQACLEYFDQGNRITDGLTGEIESALERLEKVLGRRFGDPQHPLLVSVRSGAQVSMPGMMDTILNLGLSPQSAEGLGKLTSNPRFAWDCFRRLIQMYADVVLEVDRGLFEKALEETRTRRGAGEDSQLSAEDLQELSRRFLAIVKGVGGVDFPLGPKEQLYGAVAAVFRSWNNARAVTYRKLHRIPHDWGTAVTVQAMVFGNRGETSATGVAFTRNPATGEKVPFGEYLPNAQGEDVVAGIRTPRPLCRVTGKGDGASLEEVQPEAHRQLLEVFSRLEGHYKDMLDIEFTVEEGKLFILQSRRGKRTGFASVRCAVEMVAEKLIEPNVAVQRVDPEQLVQLLAPIFEPAAKSAALAEGRLLARGLNAGPGAASGRAVLSAERVVEMARRGEKVILVRLETSPEDIAGMAAAEGILTARGGMTSHAAVVARGMGKICVVGCGDLTVDPEQRILRFRDQEIREGQPISIDGTTGEVLKGSLPTIPSEVIQVLVERTLKESDSQVFRHFSTLLQWADAARTLGVRTNADTPTDARVARAFGAEGIGLCRTEHMFFGADRIAAVREMILSDTETERRRALAKLLPMQRQDFVEIFRAMEGLPVTIRLLDPPLHEFLPKDRAALEAIAAEMGAGVDRLWAKVESLHEFNPMLGHRGCRLGLTYPEIYEVQARAIFEAAAVLTKEGTKVFPEVMIPLVGITEEYSRMAALVARVQQRVSEETRIPLDARIGTMIEIPRACLLAEEVGKIAEFFSFGTNDLTQLGFGFSRDDAGVYLPFYVERGILPHDPFQSLDCEGIGRLIRMAVQEGRKGKPGLKVGVCGEHGGDPASVEFFHDAGLDYVSCSPYRVPVARLAAARAALASRR; from the coding sequence GTGGCTGAGACGGCGAAGCGGGTCTACTTCTTCGGAGAGAGCCAGGCCGACGGACATGCCGGGTTGCGCAGCCTGCTGGGCGGCAAGGGGGCCGATCTGGCGGAGATGAGCCGCCTCGGAATTCCCGTCCCTCCCGGCTTCACGATCACGACACAGGCCTGCCTGGAATACTTCGACCAGGGAAATCGCATCACGGATGGCCTCACCGGCGAGATCGAGTCGGCCCTGGAGCGTCTCGAGAAAGTGCTGGGGCGCCGCTTCGGCGATCCGCAGCACCCGCTGCTCGTCTCGGTGCGCTCGGGCGCGCAGGTGTCGATGCCCGGGATGATGGACACGATCCTGAACCTCGGTCTGTCGCCGCAGTCCGCCGAAGGGCTGGGGAAGCTGACCTCCAACCCGCGCTTCGCGTGGGACTGCTTCCGCCGGCTCATCCAGATGTATGCCGACGTCGTCCTGGAGGTGGACCGCGGCCTGTTCGAGAAGGCCCTGGAAGAAACCCGTACCCGCCGGGGCGCGGGGGAGGATTCGCAGCTCTCCGCGGAGGACCTGCAGGAGCTGTCGCGCCGCTTCCTGGCGATCGTCAAGGGAGTGGGCGGGGTCGACTTCCCGCTGGGCCCCAAGGAGCAGCTGTACGGCGCGGTGGCGGCGGTGTTCCGCAGCTGGAACAACGCGCGCGCCGTGACCTACCGGAAGCTGCACCGCATCCCGCACGACTGGGGGACGGCGGTCACGGTGCAGGCGATGGTGTTCGGGAATCGCGGCGAGACCTCCGCCACGGGCGTGGCCTTCACCCGCAATCCCGCCACCGGCGAGAAGGTCCCCTTCGGCGAGTACCTCCCCAACGCGCAGGGGGAGGACGTGGTGGCCGGAATCCGCACGCCGCGTCCGTTGTGCCGCGTCACCGGCAAGGGAGACGGAGCATCGCTCGAGGAGGTCCAGCCCGAGGCGCACCGGCAGCTGCTGGAAGTCTTCTCCCGCCTGGAAGGGCACTACAAGGACATGCTCGACATCGAGTTCACGGTGGAGGAGGGGAAGCTCTTCATCCTGCAGAGCCGGCGCGGCAAGCGCACCGGCTTCGCCTCGGTGCGCTGTGCCGTGGAGATGGTGGCGGAGAAGCTGATCGAGCCGAACGTGGCGGTGCAGCGCGTCGATCCGGAGCAGCTGGTTCAGCTGCTGGCGCCGATCTTCGAGCCGGCGGCCAAATCGGCGGCGCTGGCCGAGGGGCGTCTGCTGGCGCGCGGGCTCAACGCCGGCCCCGGTGCCGCCTCGGGCCGCGCGGTGCTGTCGGCGGAGCGGGTCGTGGAGATGGCGCGGCGCGGCGAGAAGGTGATCCTGGTGCGCCTCGAGACCTCGCCCGAGGACATCGCCGGCATGGCGGCGGCCGAGGGGATCCTGACGGCGCGCGGCGGCATGACCTCGCATGCCGCGGTGGTGGCCCGCGGCATGGGGAAGATCTGCGTGGTGGGCTGCGGCGATCTGACGGTCGACCCGGAGCAGCGCATCCTGCGCTTCCGCGACCAGGAGATTCGCGAAGGCCAGCCGATCTCGATCGACGGGACGACCGGCGAGGTGCTGAAGGGCTCGCTCCCCACCATCCCCTCGGAGGTGATCCAGGTGCTGGTGGAGCGGACCCTGAAGGAGTCGGACTCGCAGGTGTTCCGGCACTTCAGCACGCTGCTGCAGTGGGCCGACGCGGCGCGCACCCTGGGGGTGCGGACCAACGCCGACACGCCGACCGACGCGCGCGTGGCGCGCGCCTTTGGGGCCGAGGGGATCGGTCTGTGCCGCACCGAGCACATGTTCTTCGGAGCGGACCGGATTGCCGCGGTGCGCGAGATGATCCTTTCCGACACCGAGACGGAGCGCCGGCGGGCGCTGGCCAAGCTCCTGCCGATGCAGCGCCAGGATTTCGTGGAGATCTTCCGGGCCATGGAGGGGTTGCCGGTCACCATCCGCCTCCTCGATCCTCCGCTGCACGAGTTCCTGCCCAAGGACCGCGCGGCGCTGGAGGCGATCGCCGCGGAGATGGGCGCGGGCGTGGATCGCCTCTGGGCGAAGGTCGAGAGCCTGCACGAGTTCAACCCGATGCTCGGGCACCGCGGCTGCCGGCTGGGTCTGACCTACCCCGAGATCTACGAGGTCCAGGCGCGCGCCATCTTCGAGGCGGCCGCCGTGCTGACCAAGGAAGGGACGAAGGTCTTTCCCGAGGTGATGATCCCGCTGGTCGGCATCACCGAGGAGTACAGCCGGATGGCGGCGCTGGTGGCGCGCGTCCAGCAGCGGGTGAGCGAGGAGACCCGCATCCCGCTCGACGCGCGCATCGGCACGATGATCGAGATCCCGCGCGCCTGCCTGCTCGCCGAGGAGGTGGGGAAGATCGCCGAGTTCTTCTCCTTCGGGACGAACGACCTGACGCAGCTCGGGTTCGGATTCTCCCGCGATGACGCCGGCGTCTACCTGCCCTTCTACGTCGAGCGCGGCATCCTGCCGCACGATCCCTTTCAGAGCCTCGATTGCGAGGGGATCGGCCGGCTCATCCGCATGGCCGTGCAGGAAGGGCGCAAGGGAAAGCCGGGCCTCAAGGTGGGGGTGTGCGGCGAGCACGGAGGCGATCCCGCCTCCGTGGAGTTCTTCCACGATGCGGGGCTCGATTACGTGAGCTGCTCGCCCTACCGGGTCCCCGTGGCGCGCCTGGCCGCCGCGCGGGCCGCCCTCGCCTCCCGGCGATGA